One Vigna unguiculata cultivar IT97K-499-35 chromosome 7, ASM411807v1, whole genome shotgun sequence genomic region harbors:
- the LOC114192672 gene encoding 29 kDa ribonucleoprotein A, chloroplastic-like: protein MSTSATSLALPTLTLRTHHPLSSPKCFSSSLSLTPNAKPISISTVFLKSTFSLPSRFLPRVAVSDYGQQEDTFSAGQSFSPDLKVFVGNLPFSVDSAQLAELFESVGVVEVVEVIYDKTTGRSRGFGFVTMSTAEEVEAAVQQFNGYELDGRALKVNAGPPPARNESSSRFRSSNRGGGGDFSDSKHKVHVGNLAWGVDHAALESLFREQGNVLEARVVYDRDSGRSRGFGFVTYSSPDEVSNAIESLDGVDLNGRAIRVSLADSKPKRF from the exons ATGTCTACCTCTGCAACTTCTCTTGCACTCCCAACTCTCACTCTCAGAACACATCATCCTCTCTCTTCTCCCAAATGCTTCTCCTCTTCTCTCTCCCTCACCCCTAACGCCAAACCCATCTCCATTTCTACCGTTTTCCTCAAATCCACTTTCTCCCTACCCTCACGCTTCCTTCCCCGTGTCGCCGTCTCTGACTACGGCCAGCAAGAGGACACCTTCAGCGCCGGCCAGAGCTTCTCCCCCGACCTTAAGGTCTTTGTCGGCAACCTTCCGTTCAGCGTCGACAGTGCGCAGCTCGCAGAGCTCTTCGAAAGCGTTGGGGTCGTGGAGGTGGTCGAG GTGATTTATGATAAGACGACTGGGAGAAGCAGGGGTTTTGGGTTTGTGACCATGTCTACGGCTGAGGAGGTTGAAGCGGCTGTTCAGCAGTTCAATGGATAT GAACTGGATGGAAGGGCCTTGAAAGTGAATGCTGGGCCACCCCCTGCTCGGAATGAGAGTTCATCTCGTTTTAGAAGTTCTAAcagaggtggtggtggtgattttTCAGATAGTAAACACAAAGTCCATGTGGGTAATCTTGCTTGGGGTGTTGACCACGCAGCATTGGAGTCATTGTTTCGGGAACAAGGAAATGTCCTGGAAGCAAGGGTAGTCTATGACAGAGACAGTGGACGATCAAGAGGCTTTGGATTTGTGACTTACAGTAGTCCCGATGAAGTCAGCAATGCAATTGAGTCCTTGGATGGAGTG GACTTGAATGGCAGAGCTATACGAGTTTCGTTAGCAGATTCGAAGCCGAAGCGGTTTTGA